In Taeniopygia guttata chromosome Z, bTaeGut7.mat, whole genome shotgun sequence, the sequence GTCCTACCCACTGTCACTCCTACACAAAACTACTTGGGCATTGCTTTGGTGgttgtgtctttttttctttttctttttcattttcttttcttttccgaTAAAATTGAAACTGGGAAGGTGTAACGTCAATTTCTTAGGATATTTATCACATGTCTAACCTCTCTACTGAAAAATTCTTGCCCTTCAGAGACAGAGCACCAAGAGAGTTCAAAAAGCAAATGAGAAATGTCAGGCAGGTTGCAGGCCAAAATGCCAGGTTTCTGAACTGCTACTTCCCTTCTGATGCAACCGAATTTACAGCAGATGCtgatgtgctgcagggacaTGTTTAGAAGGGGACCTTGGTGGAAGTGGTGCCAGCAGATGGCAATGGGATTTGTCCAATGGCACACAGGacatgggacaggtgagaaagACAAGTGGGATCAGGGAGTATTTGCACCTTACCGAAACAGGAGTTTCATTCCTGTGAGGAAGTTCTCGTTCCACCATTTCGATGCCCACGATTCCAAAAGACCatatgtccactttggggccatATGGTTGACCTGTCAGCACTTCAGGCGCCATCCAGCCAGAAATGCCGGCCACTGAGCTCCGTCTATGCTGCTCAGGGGTGAGCTGAGCAAAGAGGCCAAAGTCAGCTGTGGACAAATAAACATACCATGAAAGCCAGGTCAAGTTAGGAAATCAAGCAAAAGAATTCCCCACTCTCAGTCTATGTGTTGTTGAATCTCCTGAAGAACTGTCCACACGCAGTTTCCTTGGGGCTTTAGCCAAGGAAGTATGGAATTGGCcacttccaaaaaaatcacagttttttTAACGCTGCTCACAGCAGTGGCCTTTATTCCCCTGAAGCTTTAGATTGTagctccctccctctggaagAGACACAAACACACCAACGCCACTCTTGACTTCTCCTGGTTCCTTATACCTCTGTGCACGTTGCAACCGTGCCTTCAGCTCACAGCGGTGGggccctgcactgccaccagcaccatttctgaggagctggcagccactcaaagcagcccctcaccccacatccctgaaCGCTGCACCTGACCAGGAATATACTGACCCAGCTTGACAGAGCCGTCAGTTCTGAGAAGGATGTTGTCACTCTTCACATCTCGGTAGATCACGTGGTTCCAGTGAAGAAAATCCaatccttgcaggcactgagagagaaaacagaagcaggagGGCAAAAATTAGTGATTTCATCACACAAGAACGGAAACAGAGTCTCTAAAAGATTCCCTCTGCATGGGAATGGCGAGTAATGGCAGAACACAGTGCCATTGAGAGGAAGAGTTGCTGCTCCAACACTTGCAGAGCAGGACTTTTCTAAGGAAAGGCATGTCAGCTTTTGAAAGAGCAACAGCACCTGCTGTTGTAGACTGTCCCCTGCAAACCAGCCAGgatgactgctgctgcagtggatgTGCTTTCTCCATGCAGAGGGCAAAGGAGGGGTTTggccaagaaagaaaaaagtcccTCTCTTTGGTGTGAAGCGGATCACTTTTGGGTGGGAGGCTGCATGACGAGAGTTTTGTTGCTGGCCTCAGCACAGACTTGAAGTATCACATCAGTCACCTTCCTGAAGCAAAGAGCATTCTGGCTGCACTACTGTCCTTTTCAGTTGAGGACTGTGAGAAATGAGtctctgttttttctcagcTGATCATTTCAAATCCTGCCACCAGCACCTTTGCTTTTACAGGCAAGGAATGCAGTGCAGACAGGCTCAAGATACAAGTTTAGGGAGGCAAGGTGGAGAAgagcaaatacaaatacagGAGGCAGAGTGAGAATACAACAGCAGGAGATAAGAGTACAAGAACTGAGTACAGTGAGTGCAGGAGCACTGGCAGGCAGTTCCCTTGAGATGCTTTTACTTGCCCATAGCATACCAGCACtagaaaaacaaagtttataCATGAAACCTCTCCTGTTCTGAGCCTCTGTTTCCCAGACAATCCTGCCCAAGCCCTCGGAAGCACAGGTGGGCTTGCTGACCTCTCGACTGATGACTGCTATCTCGTCTTCAGACAGGTAGATCTTGCTGATGGCATCGCTCAGAGTGCCTCCATCCATGAACTCCATAACCAGCCAGAATTGATTATCCAAAAGAtagctgaaagaaggaaacaagagCATGGAGGTAAACATGCATGgttagtttattttcttggttCTTATTTCCAAGTCCCTGTGTGAcaaggacagaagaaaaggaacagacaTTCCctctaggctgtgcattgttTGAAACCTGTCTCAAGAAGAAAGGCACAGCTTTGGAAAAGGAGATGTCTTAAATAGCCAGCAAGTAAAAACTGCAGTTTAGGAACAGATAAAAAACTTGTCACACTGCGTGTTTCTGGAAATAACCACCTAGTCTTCCTGGCATgcaaagcaatggaaaagagGGGACACAATCCAAGGAAAATCCATGTTAGTTTACCCAGACGTAAGAGGACTGTTGAAAAAAGTCAAGTCCCAAAATAATGTGGTGGCTGTGAACTTACAGGCTATTAATTTAATTAGATATGACTGATGCAgatttttgaataattttcaaactatGTGTGCCAGGGAATACTCCTGCAGACAAGATGCACTCTCTTCCCATCCACCGGAGATGAGCAGAGCAGTAATAATTAACCAATAATTACAGCTCTGTTTTGTGCCGGTGAACAATCTTGCATGTTTGCAATAtgtaaacaaatatttacaacAACTCACCTGCCTAAATAGTTGACCACGTTGGGATTCCTATTTATCTTCACAGTCATGAGTTCATAGACTTTTAGTTCCTTCTTCGTCAGTCCttggagatttattttctttatggccacctaaaaTGACATTGAAAATCAGCAACTTGAGAAGTTGGTGGCACGAGACCACAAGGCACATGGAGCGAGTGATTTTACAATGACACAGCCAAGCTGTGCCAAACTGCATTCTGATTAGGCATTGCAGTAATTAGGAACTGACATTGCAACAGCCCATTTCTCTGCTCCCTTGGGGGCCAGTTACAGGACACGTGGCCACTGAGGTTTTGCCGTGTCCACTTGGTAACAGTGGTATCTCAACTATCACCCACAAACCTCTGagcccactccctgctgctttgtatgGGATTCAGAAGAAGTAATCCATGCTAAAATACTCTGTGGCTAATCCAGGGCTATGGGCAGGGCTTAGGGCTTCTAGGGACGCCTTGCAGATCTCTCCCTATGTGCAGTTcccaagtgcagcactgcaggtgtctGAGGAGCTACCGGTAACTCTCAGATGCATTTGCTGGCAACCAGAAGTGAGAATTCAGGACTCTGAAGCTGTCGccccaaagagcagtgagatgctCTAAGGCACCACCTTTGCTTTAGCAATTGAGAGCGAGTGAGCACATCCTTCTCTGAAATGAACTGCTGCCCTGCGTGCCTTCCTTCTGGCAGCTGAGAAGGACAAAGACTGTCCCCAATGTATTTTGCAGGCTGGTAccagtgttgcagcatttttgagagaaagaggacatgaattgtgaaagttgagctactccagtctaggcctcagattgaggcctggtggggccttcaaagcctctgacggggttagaaattcagagcttgtggcgcagatagaaaatagtcttaaggtgttgtggggaccactgggtgtgaattagtataggttttatggtgtaaagtgtaggccgttttaaggaaaaggtaaacaatgttagcctaccaattagagtgtctttgtttctgtaaactatgtggaagcttatataaactaccgcctgatcttgaataaacggaaaacgcttgattaaccacattggtttgaacctgcgtttgtcttgtccagttttccgtttttctgagattccctggctttataccagtctgtgtttcttttgcctcttcagcacagctcttcccaaagttctggccacagctgctcacaccagAGGGGAAAGCCCCTCGAGTGCAGCAGAGTCTGAGGGGGCTGTTGACATTTACCTCTCCTCCTGTGGCTTTGTTGAGTGCTCTAACCACATGTCCAAAAGTCctagaaacaaaaaagcagcaaagaaatgaGAAGCCATTTAGCTCTTGCAGTGAAAGCCAGCCCacacaggagatctctgctgcaAATGCCTAAGACCTGCAGGATGCAGGCGGGCTCTGCCAGAAGGCAGATGATGCATTTTCCTCTCAAGTGCATGGGCACTGGGCCTGTCCCTGAAGTGCTGCCATCTACTGCCTCAGCTCCTAAAGAGAGCTCCTTCTTTCATCTCAGGTTTCATGTTCTAAATTGCGCAGTTTTCATAGTTTTCATCCTGACCGTGGATAATTTCCTTCAGCAAACTCttggaaagaaatgttcctgaGAACTGTTATCTGACAGCTATCAGGGAGTAGGTTGCACTTTCAGGCAAGCAAGTTTCTTCCCCTTTTATTAGTGTGGCTGTATGATTTGGAGAGATAGAAAAATGCTAAGGAAAttaacacagagctgtcccacacTTGAGAGACAAGGAGATCTTCCAGGCCCTGTTCCTTGCTGCAGGCAAGAGACCTTGGCAGCATGAAGATGTCTCTGACAATACCTTCAGGGCACACTCACAAATTCTGAGCCGCACTGAGAGATGGGACAATCTATCCCCAGTGTCTGAACATGGCAATAGATGTCTGTTTGCAGCTGGCCTCACTTCACACTGCATAGATATTCCAGCAGAAAAACACCCGGCCCATGGTTATGGAGAAGTAACTGTGGTTGGACTCACCCACTGCCAATATATTCCAGTTCAGAATATTTTCCCACGGGGTTTTCCATGTTCACTATTTTCCCTGagggaaacaaaatgcaagatGCTCACTTTAAAGCAAAGATCCCAGCTTCCAGAAGATGCAaaaggcagccccagagcctgaAGCTTTGAACTCTTTGTGGTCGCCTGGGTAACAACAGCAAGCAGGCcgacagctctgcagcacaggtggCCAGCACACAGACTGATTTTCTACAGCAGTTCCCATGGGGAAATGTCTCTAAATGTCCCTGGGACACCAATCTCAGGAAAAACATTTGGTACAGCTATGCTGAAACATGCACACAATACACTGTCCCTCAGAGAAGAAATACAGCAGACGTACTCAGTTGCTCCAGGGAGTCATCCTTGATCTCCTGGTGCTGAGCAGCGCTGGAGATGGGCAAACTGCCCCGGCTCCACTTCCCAGGTTGGGGAGCAAAGGCTCCTTTCgacaatgctgctgctgcagcaggtttgACAAAGCCCTTGTGGATCTGGAACAAGAAATGAGTTTGTCAGAAAGGTGCCTGGCAGAGATTAGCCTGAAATtccatttcaaatgcaagccctTGGTAAGGTTCTATCAGCCACATGCAGGGCTCTTAAATGGGTTTTTTCTGATGTCCACTTCTCAAACTGGATGGGTCAAAACCAAAGGTTAGTTCTACTCAAGTTCATGGCCAGATTCATGTTCcattttcatggattttctgaaggaTCACTGCCACAATGACCATTCTGCTTCCTCTCAAGGATTCCTTTCCCACTCCAAGGGCTTCAGACACATTTGCAGCTCCTTGTTCAAATGTTCTGCCTCCTCCCACTGTGTCCTCTTTTCCTGCACCATCTTCAGGTCATGCTCAACTTGTAGTAACTTTGGTGGGGACAGTTCCTGTACCTCATGCCAGGCCTGGGGCTCTTCATTGCCACTCATTTGCTGGAAGGCTTTGCAGGCTGCCCGGCGAGATGTCAACATTTGCACCTCAAGtcaaacagaagaaagcagtCAGAGACTACGGCTTATCCCTGTCAGTCAAGAGTCATTGActgtgaggaaagggaaagaacagaTTTACAAGGGGTACAGACAGCTTGTTTCAATCCTCCGTCTGGGTCACCATGTTCCCCTGTAAAAACACCTCAAGAAAcaaggagagcaggaaaaggcCAGCAAGAATCAATTTGGATGACTGCTGGCCAAAAGGCCAAAGGACAAGTCCCACTGTCCAGGGCAGCAGTTGAGATTCAGCACACCAGGAAATGTCCTTCAGAGTGTCTGGGGTACACACTACAGCAGGATGGCACTCAGAGGCATCACCTCACTCCCTGAAGCCCTGCACTGGAAAGGCAAGAAGGGCAGAAACCACCAGTTTGGTGACTGCAGTGGCTATCCCTCTTTCACTCACTTTCTCTTTTAGAGCCTGAGGGAGACGATTAAGTTTTTCTCTGatgattttcatttcttcttccagCCTCTTCTCCTTTGCCTTCATCTTAGTGACAATTTTCTGAAACTCCGTGTCCAGCTGTTCCTTCAAGTTCTGTAAATTACAAGAGAGAGGATCTTTCATGAGTGGAGTGGCTGCCACTCTTTCACTCACCTGGTCTTGTTGATCGCCCCTCTGCTGACGGAGATTCATCTCCTCTTGAATTCCTCTCATGTCTTCCTTGTTCCCCTTCTTCACTTCCATGATGGCACTCTGAGCCCCGGGCAGCTCGGCTTGTGACTCTGCCTTGATGTTCTGTACACACAAATGCAGAGGAAGTGACTGGGAGCTGCCATCAGGCTcagctttttcctcttgcagcttcaaaatcccatttattcagccacttctttctgcttccctacccacctctgcttccagtgcaaccctcctgtcccagtgctgactttggcaGATTCCaaggctctgtgctttcagtgCCTCTGGGACTCCTGACCTCCTCAGTCCCAAGAGCTCCATTTTATgccccttttcctgcccttccctctgaaACCTGGCGAGTCAGGCTTACCTGGCCATTCTCCTGTGGCTCTTCcacctgctgcctgagctgctcttcctgctctCGGGCTGGGAACAGCTCTCCCCGAGTCTGCCATGGCATCCCTGACAaagcaggctgctcctgctctttctctggaAGGACCTGCACAGAAAGCAAGAGAAGATGGGTTTCAACTTTCCAGACAACATTTGAGGGCCAAGACTCAAGGACTGATGGGCTCACACGTTCCCAAagcactgtgctgcagctctcctgggtcTTTCTCTGCCCATGAGGAGGCACAGAAGCCAAAGTGACCCTGGCACTGCAATCAGGGGCCATCTGGGGCTGAAGCTCAAGCAGCCTCTGAGGCAGCTGACAGGGAAGGTGTGGCATTTCTCAAGGGTCTGCTGAGGGcctccctctgcttctgccttGCTCTGTTTGTCTTTCAGTAGTGACTGAcaccccaccctgtcccacagctccatcctggctctgcaggtggCTTCCTCTGTGAGCTCAGCCCTTGTGAGAGACACTTCTGGAGTTCATGTTCTCTTCACCAACTAAAACATGGAATTCTTCCACCTCTCTGGGACAGGCTGAACATTAAAGCATTAACGGGGGgcttcaggaagaagaggctggaggaggagaccatgtctgaggggaaaaaaacaccacatctggaggaggaaacagctctgcctgctcagaatCGGTCATCAGAACATGTCTTTAATCCTCTCCTGAAAGGGATGCTTTACGTGAACTTTGCACCTCCAACTGCTTTGAACCAGAGCCAAGAAGATTCAATTATGCAAATGTtacatagatagatagatagatagatagatagatagatagagagacagacagacagatctCACTTTTATAATCTCTCTTTACTATCAGTTGTGTTCCTACATACATCAACACTTGGTAGCCATTGCCCCAGTCAGCAGCAATCCCGAGATTGCTCTCCTGTTCCTTCAATAAACCACACTCTCAGGGAATCTGGAGCATTTAGGTCCTTATGGAATACAAGAAGATCCAGAGCATTGCACTGGGAACTGCACTCTTGCAGCATCTGTGCTTGGCCAAGTGCTTCTCTTGGACTCGACCACACTGACACTGCTAAAGGGGCTGCAATCAGGAATAAAGGCCAggccctcccagctcctcttaTCTTTGAGAACCAGCTGGAATGCAAGAGCATTGATTTCCTGCTCAATTCCCAAACACCACACCTCCTGATTTCCTGGGTTGCAAAAAGACACAGGGACTGTTAATATGAAAGCGAAGAGCAAGGCCCTGTTGACTGGCCTGGCACCACAACAGCTCCCTGCCCCAAACAATGTGTTCTCATGCAAAAATACTGCATCCTCCAGAAAGGCCCccttacaaaagaaaatgcaaacagaaTCTTTACAAGTGCAGGAAAAGAGTAGGAAAGATGGAAGAAAATCCACTTGCATTGCTAAAAACCAAGAAATTGAACAGGAATACTCCTCCTAATAAAGGAACAAAAACAAGACAGAAGAGTGACAGATGCCAGTGGAA encodes:
- the LOC140680267 gene encoding serine/threonine-protein kinase PAK 3-like; the encoded protein is MSALAPSPPGEEAKEEQIEQFDHKAPSRVTPEPESPDPMIETRAVSALAPSAPGEEAKEEQIEQFDHKAPSRVTPEADSSEPVLPEKEQEQPALSGMPWQTRGELFPAREQEEQLRQQVEEPQENGQNIKAESQAELPGAQSAIMEVKKGNKEDMRGIQEEMNLRQQRGDQQDQVSERVAATPLMKDPLSCNLQNLKEQLDTEFQKIVTKMKAKEKRLEEEMKIIREKLNRLPQALKEKVQMLTSRRAACKAFQQMSGNEEPQAWHEIHKGFVKPAAAAALSKGAFAPQPGKWSRGSLPISSAAQHQEIKDDSLEQLRKIVNMENPVGKYSELEYIGSGTFGHVVRALNKATGGEVAIKKINLQGLTKKELKVYELMTVKINRNPNVVNYLGSYLLDNQFWLVMEFMDGGTLSDAISKIYLSEDEIAVISRECLQGLDFLHWNHVIYRDVKSDNILLRTDGSVKLADFGLFAQLTPEQHRRSSVAGISGWMAPEVLTGQPYGPKVDIWSFGIVGIEMVERELPHRNETPVSAELPIARGERPQLRKPNRFSPSLRDFLSCCLQTDKEQRWSANELLQHPFVTAAKPTSVLAPLINSVKMKKTKKTKKTRI